From [Chlorobium] sp. 445, the proteins below share one genomic window:
- a CDS encoding acetyl-CoA carboxylase carboxyl transferase subunit beta gives MAWYKRAKPAILTNQKRDTPEGLWTKCDNCGAMIHRKQLEDNIYTCPECGYHFRISPQKYFEILFDREKFEELDANLKSADPLNFVDTKRYIDRIETTIKKTKMMDACRTAIGTIGSRECIVSAMDFGFIGGSMGSVVGEKISRAIDRSYERHAPLIIISQSGGARMMEAALSLMQMAKTAAKLTRLHEKGIPYISLMTDPTTGGVTASFAMLGDFNLAEPGALIGFAGPRVIKETIKRDLPEGFQTAEFIQEHGFIDFIVPRKELKHKIEQLLSLICD, from the coding sequence AGGCTTATGGACAAAGTGTGACAACTGTGGTGCAATGATTCATCGTAAGCAGCTTGAAGATAACATCTACACTTGCCCCGAATGTGGTTATCATTTCCGAATTTCGCCGCAAAAGTATTTTGAAATTCTCTTCGATAGAGAAAAGTTCGAGGAACTTGATGCAAATCTCAAATCTGCGGATCCACTCAACTTCGTCGACACCAAGCGCTACATTGACCGTATTGAAACCACCATCAAAAAGACCAAGATGATGGATGCGTGCCGTACAGCAATTGGCACAATTGGCAGTCGCGAATGCATTGTCTCGGCAATGGACTTCGGCTTTATTGGTGGCTCAATGGGCTCTGTTGTAGGAGAAAAAATTTCGCGCGCAATTGACAGAAGCTATGAGCGTCATGCGCCGCTGATTATCATTTCGCAGTCAGGCGGTGCACGAATGATGGAAGCTGCTCTTTCACTGATGCAGATGGCAAAAACAGCCGCCAAACTCACGCGCTTGCACGAAAAAGGCATTCCTTACATCTCCTTAATGACCGATCCAACCACGGGCGGTGTGACCGCCTCATTTGCAATGCTAGGTGATTTCAACCTTGCTGAACCAGGTGCACTTATCGGCTTTGCCGGTCCCAGAGTGATTAAAGAAACTATCAAGCGCGACTTGCCCGAAGGCTTCCAAACCGCAGAGTTTATTCAAGAACACGGCTTTATTGATTTTATTGTGCCGCGCAAAGAATTGAAACACAAAATTGAGCAGCTGCTGAGCCTTATTTGCGATTAA
- a CDS encoding ABC transporter ATP-binding protein gives MIQVENLTKVFGKGTLNEVYALDRVNLTINEGDFAVVIGVNGSGKSTLLNAIAGSFICDSGRIMIDNTDVTKDPDYKRAKYIGRVFQNPYMGTAPNMTIAENMQMASLRGERKGLNIGLSKQRREFLREKLAELQMGLENRMDTPIGLLSGGQRQAVTLLMAAMRRPKILLLDEHTAALDPISGEQVLFITQQLIERYNLTALMVTHSMNHAVRFGNRVIMMNLGDVAYDIRGEEKASLTEETLLKRFNERHIHYIY, from the coding sequence ATGATACAGGTTGAAAATTTGACTAAGGTATTTGGAAAGGGCACACTCAACGAAGTCTACGCGCTCGATAGAGTAAATCTGACTATCAATGAAGGTGATTTTGCGGTTGTCATCGGCGTAAATGGCAGCGGAAAATCCACTTTGCTCAACGCTATTGCCGGCAGTTTTATATGCGATTCGGGTCGAATTATGATTGACAACACTGATGTAACCAAAGATCCAGACTACAAGCGTGCAAAATACATTGGCAGAGTATTTCAAAATCCTTACATGGGGACAGCACCAAACATGACGATTGCTGAAAATATGCAAATGGCGTCACTGCGTGGCGAGCGTAAGGGGCTAAACATCGGGCTTTCAAAACAGAGGCGAGAATTTCTGCGCGAGAAATTGGCGGAGCTGCAAATGGGACTGGAAAATCGCATGGATACGCCTATTGGACTCTTGTCAGGTGGACAACGTCAAGCGGTTACGCTCTTGATGGCTGCAATGCGCCGACCAAAAATTTTACTACTCGATGAACATACTGCAGCACTCGATCCAATTTCTGGCGAACAAGTGCTATTTATTACCCAGCAACTTATCGAGCGCTACAATCTTACAGCGTTAATGGTAACACACTCCATGAACCATGCGGTACGCTTTGGCAACCGTGTGATTATGATGAACCTTGGTGATGTAGCTTACGACATTCGTGGAGAAGAAAAAGCCTCGCTCACAGAAGAGACATTACTCAAACGCTTTAATGAACGCCATATTCACTATATTTACTAA